A window of Natrinema versiforme contains these coding sequences:
- a CDS encoding DUF1931 family protein, with translation MADLIVKAAVKEALDDKNVASDFYDALDEEVDELLEDAARRAEANDRKTVQPRDL, from the coding sequence ATGGCAGATCTTATCGTCAAAGCCGCCGTCAAGGAAGCGCTCGATGACAAAAACGTAGCTTCGGACTTCTACGACGCACTCGACGAGGAAGTCGACGAACTGCTCGAAGACGCTGCCCGACGCGCAGAGGCCAACGACCGGAAGACGGTCCAGCCCCGCGACCTGTAA